The nucleotide window AGGAAGGCGAGACGGCGATCGACGTGGTGGCCTATGCGGCGCAGATCGCGGCGCAGTTGGGCGCGCATGTCATCAAGGTGAAACTCCCCAGCGCCCATCTCGAACAGGCCGCGGCCAAGAAGGTGTATGAGTCGACGCAGATTCCCATCAAGACGCTGGCGGAGCGGGTGAAGCACGTCATCCAGAGCTCGTTCGACGGGCGCCGAATCGTGATTTTCTCCGGCGGGGCGAAGGCCGAGGATCAGAACGTCTTCGAGGAGGCCCGCGCCATCCGTGAAGGCGGCGGGTTCGGTTCCATCATCGGGCGGAACTCGTTCCAGCGGCCGAAGGCGGACGCAGTCAAGTTTCTGCACACGATCATGGGTATCTACGCCGGCGAAATCCGATAGCAACCGATCGAGTGAACCGACCGCGGCGCGGTGCTCCGGGCCGAGGGACGGACGCGGGTCGCGGCAGCTGAAGTCTCGTTCGGGAGCGAGGTCGTGACGGCAATCCAAAGGTCACCGCATTTCGCCGAGGATCACGGATGAAATTGAGTCGGTCTTGGGTGGTGTCGTTCGTGTTGGTGGTGGTCGGCGTCGTCATCGGCGTCGGGGTCGCGTCCGATTTGGGATGGCTTCCGAGCGGAAGCGCGGGACCGGACCCGGTACCCGCGCCTGATCCGATCGTCCGTCCCATCGCCACGGCGCCACAACCGGTCATGCCGGGCGCCGGTGCCAAGAACTTCGTCGAGATCGCCAAAATGGTGAAGCCGGCGGTCGTCAACATTGCGGCCACCCGAAACGGAAAGTCCGGTGAGGGACCTCACGGCTCGCCGTTCGATGATCCCTTTTTCCGCCGGTTCTTCGGCGATGAGTTTTTCAAGCGGGAGACACCCCCGCGGGACCGTAAGGAGCGGGGTCAGGGGTCGGGGGTCATCGTGGATCCGAACGGCGTCATCATTACGAACAATCATGTGGTCAGTAAGGCCGACGAGATTCGGGTGTTCCTCTCGGACAAGCGCGAGTTCAAAGCCAAGCTGATCGGGACCGACGCCAAGACGGACATCGCAGTGGTCAAGATTGAAGCGACCGGATTGCCCGCAGTCTCTTTCGCCGATTCAGACCAGCTTGAAGTGGGCGAATTCGTGTTGGCGGTCGGAAGCCCGTTCGGACTGACGCAAAGCGTGACCATGGGCATCGTGAGCGCGGTGGGACGGGCCAGCATGGGCATCGCCGAATACGAAGATTTCATTCAAACAGATGCCGCGATCAATCCCGGGAACTCAGGCGGGGCGTTGGTCAACGTGCGGGGCGAGCTTGTGGGCATCAACACGGCGATCTTCAGCCAGAGCGGCGGCAACATGGGCATCGGGTTCGCCGTGCCCAGCAATCTGTCTCGATCGATCATGGATCAACTGCTGAGGAGTGGGAAGGTCGTCCGAGGGTGGCTGGGCGTCGCGATCCAAGAACTCACGCCGGAACTGGCTTCACAGTTCGGCATCGGCGACACGAAAGGCGTGTTGGTCAGCGACGTTATGGAGGACAGTCCGGCGAAGAAAGCAGGATTCGAGCGCGCCGACGTCATTGTGGAATACGACGGCAAGCCGATGGATTCTCCGACACATCTAAGGAATGCCGTGGCCCAGACCCCCATCGGGCGGAAAGTCACCGTCAAGTTGATCCGCGACAAGAAGCCCAAGCTGCTCGAGCTGACGATCGTCGAACAGCCGAAATCGATGAGCCAGTCGGGGGCCGATGACGGCGGAGAATCCTCTTCCCCGTCCGGGGTACTCTCGGATATAGATGTCCGGGAGTTGAATGAAGACCTGGCCGGGCGGTACGGCCTCAAGGCCTCAGAGCGGGGGCTCGTGGTGATCCGTGTGAAACCGGACTCCTCGGCGGAGCAAGCCGGCGTGCGGGAAGGGGACATCATCCTGGAAGTCAATCGCAAGGCGGTGAACTCCATCAAGTCCTACGAGCGTGCGGCGTCCGGTTTGGCCAAGGATCAATCGGTGTTGCTGCTGCTCAAGCGGAAGGGGCAGGCGATCTATCTCACGCTCAAGCCGTAGCGGAGTGTTCGTTCGAAGGAGCATGAAAGCCGGCTGTTCAACAAGGCCGTCCGACCGGGTCGCAGCGGACTTCTTCAACGGCCTGCAAGGGGGGAGGTGAGGGTATGGTACCAAGAGCCATATTTGTCCTTCTCAGCGCGTTGGCCGGGATGGCCCTGTTCATAAAGGCTGATGGGGCTGATGCATCATATTGGCTGTATGGGTTCGTGATCGGGACCGTCACCGGAGGCCTGATCGTCGCGGGGGAATATGCGCTGCGGAACCTGTCATTCGGCATCATCATCGGCGGGACGGCCGGGCTGGCGGTCGGGTTGTTGTTGACCGGGTTGGTGGAGTGGGTGGGCGGCGAGATTTTCGACGTCCAGACCTTTCTCTTCCACATCGGCGGCTTGGTCTTTCTGTTGGGGCTGCCCTATTTGGGGCTGGTCATCGGCGCCCGGTTCGGCAAAGAGAAGCTGCCGAGCCCCGAGCAGAAGTTTTTCGAGCTGTCCGGAAACACGGTGTGCCCCAAGGTGCTCGACACCAGCGTGATCATCGATGGGCGCGTGGCCGATCTCTGCGAAACCGGATTTCTCGAAGGCACGTTTCTGGTGCCGCACTTCATCCTGGACGAGCTGCAGCATATCGCCGACTCGTCCGACTCCCTCAAACGGGCCAGGGGCCGGCGTGGATTGGACATCCTGAACAAGGTGCAGAAGATGCCCGAAGTGGACGTGCGCATCATCGACGAGGACTTTCCACAGGTCAAGGAAGTCGACGCCAAGCTGGTCGTGTTGGCCAAGAAGATGAACGCCAAGATCATCACCAACGACCTGAACCTCAACAAGGTCGCCGAGCTGCAAGGGGTTCGAGTTCTCAACATCAACGAACTCTGCAATGCGCTGCGCCCGGTCGTGCTGCCGGGGGAGACCATCCGCGTCTTTGTGTTGAAGGAAGGCAAGGAGGCGGGACAAGGGGTCGCCTATCTCGACGACGGCACGATGATCGTCGTGGACAATGCTCGTCGGTACATCGGCAAGAACGTCGACGTCGTCGTCACCAGCGTGCTCCAGACCACGGCCGGCCGCATGATCTTCACCAGGCTCAGAGAGGAGACGGAACGAGAGGAGTTGCAGGTCGCTCGTGGATAGTCGCCGCGTCGTTGCCCTGATTCCCGCCGCGGGCCGTGGGCTCCGGATGGGCGGGCCGGTGCCCAAACAGTTTCTGGCTCTAGGCGGATTTCCTCTGGTCGTTCACTCCCTGCGCGCCTTCCAGTCCGCCGCCGCGATCGACGCCATCGTGCTCGCCGTGCCGGAAGCCGACGTCAACTACTGCCGATCGGATATCGTTCGCGCGCACGGCTTCACGAAGGTCGCCGAGGTCGTGGCCGGTGGCAAAGAGCGCCAAGACTCGGTTCGTCTGGCTCTGAACCGGGTGGGCCCCGATACCGAAATCGTGGTCGTCCATGATGCCGTCCGTCCGTTCGTCACGATTCGGATGATCGATGAGGTGGTGACGGCGGCACGAGCCGGCGGTGCCGCCATCGTCGCACTCCCCATGCGGGACACGGTGAAGCAAGTGGGACCGGACCGGGTCATTGAGCGGACCGTGGACCGGACCCCTCTCTGGTTGGCGCAAACCCCTCAAGCGTTCAGACGGGAATGGCTCGCTGAAGCCCATCGTAAGGCGCAGCTCGAAGGGGTCCAAGCGACCGACGACGCCTACCTCATCGAATGGTTCGGCCGGCCGGTGTCGGTCGTGGAGGGCCACGGAGAAAACATCAAGGTGACGAGACCCGAAGACTTGTTCATCGGCGAGGCGATCCTCTCGTCTCGGCGTTCATCCACTATGTAAAGGAGCGGTATGTCGAAGCGATCAGGATGGCGAGTGGGATACGGTTACGACGTGCATCCGCTGGGGGTCGGACGCAAGCTCATCCTGGGGGGCGTGGAGATTCCTCACGACAAAGGCCTGTTGGGGCATTCGGATTCCGACGTGCTCGTACACGCTGTCTGTGATGCCTTGCTGGGTGCGATGGGAGAAGGAGATCTGGGGCGGCACTTTCCGAGTTCCGATCCGAAGTACAAGGGTATTTCCAGTCTCAAGTTGCTGGAGGACGTCATCTCCAAGCTCAAGAGCAAGGGGTATCGAATCGGCAACATCGACACGGTGATCGTCGCGCAGGCGCCCCGCCTGGGGCCTCATTTGTCGGCCATGCAGAAGAGGTTGGCCGAGGTCTCCGGGATTGATCCGGATCTGGTCAACGTGAAGGTGAAAAGCGGAGAAGGGCTCGACGCGGTCGGGAGAGAAGAGGGCATGACGGCGCACGCCGTTTGTTTGATTGAGCCCGCGTGACCGGCGTACACTGAGCGTCATGTTCAAGGCCATCCGACAGGACCTGCAGGCGGTCTTCGATCGAGACCCGGCGGCCACCAGCCGCATGGAGGTCATCGTCACGTACGCCGGTTTTCATGCTCTGGTGGCCTATCGCCTCGCGCATTGGCTGAAGGTCTACAATGTGCCCTTCATTCCCCGGTTGATTTCTCAAGTCGCTCGCTGGGCCACCGGTATCGAGATCCATCCGTCAGCCAGGATCGGAACCGGCTTCTTCATCGATCACGGTATGGGAGTGGTCATCGGTGAGACGGCGGAGATCGGCGACCATGTGACCTTGTTCCAGGGAGTGACGCTTGGCGGCACCGGGAAAGAGCGCGGCAAACGTCATCCGACCTTGGGCAATCACGTTTTGGTGGGAGCCGGCGCCAAGATTCTCGGCGGGATTACGATCGGAGACAACGTGAAGATCGGCGCCAATTCCGTCGTCCTCAAGAGCGTGTCCCCGAATTCGACGGTCGTGGGGGTGCCGGCGCGCGTGATCAAGACCCAGGGAGACCGGTTGCCGGACGCGACGATGGACCAGACCAACCTGCCCGATCCGATCAGCGATCGGTTCCTGGCTCTTGAGCAGGAACTAATCCAGCTACGCAAGAAGCTCGAAAATCGCGATAACCCTCCTTCGCGATCATAACCCACCGCTTCGCGCACATCGTTCACGGTTTCGTGCTACAAGCCAAACAGGTCAGCGGGGCGCGAGAAAACCCGCGCCCCGTTCCTCGCCTCAACTTGAGAGACAGCTGCTCATAAACTGTTTCCGCTCCTCTCCCGCAAGCTTCTTCTGTCCCGCCTCTTTGTTGCACGTCTTCATCTTTTCCTGCTGAGCCGTTTTTCCCCCCTTGCCGGACTTACCCGACAGGCATGTCTTCATAAACGCTTGCCTGGCCTCTCCCTTGCCTTCGCCCGATAATCCCTTTTCGTCGGCCGCTGCGTTGCAGGCTTTCATCTTGTTCTGCTCCGGAGGCGCGGCTCCGCCGGTCTGGGCGAGTCCCAAGGCGGCCACGAAACACGACAGCACGATCAAACCGGTGATCTTCATCGGCGGCACTCCTTTGTGAGTAGGTGAACGGCGCGGATGGCGTCCGCCTCGTTCCTGTCTGCGACTACGAGGCGCCGTCGGAAGGCGCGGTCGCCGTTCAGAGACGATGCGGACACATCATCAGCCCGCATTATTCACGAGAGTTCGTAACGAAACCGCCAAGACGCTACGCGAGACGGGCGCGCGGAGCATACCGCACTTCGTGTGGTCCGGCGGCTCATGCGGCGAAGCCGTTGTTCCTTGCGCCGCCGGAGAGATACCGTCGGCTGTCCGAGCTTGTCGCGGCGGCCTATCGGCGGTTGCAGAAGAAGTCATCGTGAATAATGCGGGTTAGGCGGCGCCACTATAGCAAAGCTTCTGGAGACTGTCTGCAGAACAGGCGCAGATTTATTGGTGGTAATCGACGTGCAGCAGAAACAGGCCGTGAGCCGGGGCGGTTCGTCCGGCCTTCGTGCGGTCTTTCGCCGCAAGCATTGCGGGTATTTCCTCGGCACTGCGTTGCAGATGGCCCACTTCCACCAGCGTCCCCACGATAGCGCGAACCATGTGTTTGAGGAAGCGGTCGGCGTAAGCTTGAATATGCAGGTAATCGCCCTCGCGGTAGATCGACAATCGTTGAAGCCGGCACAGGGGATCCTCATTGTCGGTCAGCGACCCTTCGAACGACGTGAAGTCATGTGAACCGGTCAGCAAGGAGGCGGCTCGTTGCATCGCCTCGACGTCCAGAGGCTTGTGGATATGCCAGACGTGATGCCGGTCGACGGCCGAACGAGTCGGACGGTTGAGAATGCGGTATTCGTACAATTTACCGCTGGCCGCGTAACGCGCGTGGAAACCGTCCGGCATGATCTCAGCCGACCGGACCGCGATGTCCTTGGGCAACCTCGCGTTCATACCCTTGAGCCACTCTCGCGAGGTCCAGTCTCTGTCGATGCGGAAACTGGCGACCTGTCCCAATGCATGGACGCCGGCGTCGGTGCGCCCGGCTCCGACGATCGAAACCTCGGTCTGTGTCAGAAGGTGCACGGCGGTTTCGAGGGCTTCTTGAATGGTCGGATGGTCCGGCTGCCGCTGCCAGCCGGCATAGGCGGTGCCGTCGTACTCGACGATCAGTTTGACGGTGGCCATGGGATCAGTGGCGCAGCGGGCCGCCGGTCATCGAAGCGGCTGCTTGGAAGCCGCCAGGTATGCCCGCACACCTTCATGCAGCGATTCGGCGACGCGGGTGGTGAACGTATGGTTACGAAGCAGCTCTTCCTCCGCCGAATTGGAGATGTAGGCGATCTCCGCCAGGATGCTCGGCATGCTCGTGAAGCGCAGGACGTAAAAGGGCGCCGTCTTGACGCCATGATCGACCAGTGAATAGTGGCCGTTGAGATGTGTAATCATCGCTTCCTTGGCGGTCCAGGCCAGTTCCAATGACGCTTCGATCTTCCTGGTCGTCAGGAGATCCGCCACCAGGTATTCCCATCCGACTCCCGTGCTGCTCAGCGGCGTGCCGTTTTCCCGGGCCGCCACCTCGAGCGCCCGCTGATCCTTGGCTTCACCGAAGTGATAGATTTCGATGCCGCGCACGGAGCGCTGGGGATGGGAATTAACGTGGATCGACACGAAGAGATCCGCTTCATGGCCGTTGGCGAACTTCGCCCGGTCTTCCAATTCCACGAAGATATCACGGTCCCGCGTCATGACGACGCGCAGCCCCGGCTCCTTTGCGAGCAGATCACGCAGTTTGAGCGCCACTTTGAGCGTGATGTCCTTTTCCTCCGTCCCGCGTTGGCCGTGCGCGCCCGGGTCTCGGCCGCCGTGTCCAGGATCAATCACCACCGTCGTGAAGGGCTTGGCTCGCGGCGGGACTGGCTGAACAGGCGGGGAGAACGGCGGAGGCGTTTCTTCCACGGCATCGGGAGCGGGCAAGCCTCCGGCCTGCTTTGAGGGTACGACGTCGACGACCAACCGAGGAGGATTCGAGAGGGACAGCAGTTTGTAGGACTGAAACGTGCCGGCGGGCAGTGCGATCGAAACGGCCTTGTCGGAGGTTTGCGCAATGACAAAGGGCTTGGCCAGCAGGCCTCGAGCGAGTTTGGCTTGAGCGGACTTGCCCAGCGTGGCGCGCGGGATTTCAATGACGACGCCTTCCGCCTGCGGCGCCGGTCTGGCGGGGGTGCGGGTGACGTGGTCGAGGTCCAGAACCAACCGGGTCACATCGGAAGAGACGGCCGTGCGGAGGTTTTGAATGGTCGTGATGCCGATCGTGGTCGGCGTCATGCTGATGCGCGAGTTACGGCTGCGTTTGGAGGTGCTTGGTTGATCCTGGAGGGAACGATGGGTTTCAGCCAGGGCTGTGGGGGAACCGGGTGTGTCGTAGCAGCCCGGACCGGTCAAACTGATCGTGACGGCGATGACGAGAGCGCGCCAGAGAGCCAACGGCATGACGAAGCTCAACACAATGAGAATGTCATCTATGTCTCAGAAGTTCAACGACTTGTCAAGGGTACGGGCAGAACGCGCGTGGTCGCCGCGGTTGACAGCCCGCGACCTCGCGCGTAGGGTTTGCCCATGCCGGTACACCTTATCATCGACGGGTACAATCTGCTCGCCGTGATGGGCGGGCAGGCTCGCTGCGACGGCCCGCGTTCGTCATCGGGTCGCGACAACTTGGTGAGGGATCTGTCGGCCTATCGGCGCCGAAAAGGGCATGCGGTGACGGTGGTGTTCGACGGTTGGCACTCGGGGCAGCTCTTTGAGGGGCGCGAGCATCGTTTGGGAATCCAGATCATCTATTCGAAGCGGGGAGAGCGGGCCGACCAGGTGATTCAACGGCTCGCGAAGGAGTTCGAGTCGGATTGCGCGGTCGTCAGCTCCGACCGCGAAGTCACCGACTATGCGCGAGCCCAGGGAGCATTCGTGATGGAGGCTCGGGAATTTGCCGAAAAGCTGTTATCCGCTGCGGTCACGGGGGTGGCACACAAGGAATTGGACCCGGGAGAAACGTATCCTGTGCGACGTGGTCCGGAGAAGCGGGGCAACCCCAGAAAACTTCCGAAGTCGGCACGCCGTCGAGGACGGCAGCTCAGGCGATTTTGAACAGCCGCTTGGCGTTTTCACTGGTGATCCGCTCGATGTCGTCGAGGGTCAGACTCGCCTGTTCTGCATGCAATGTCGCCAGTTGTTTGGCGACCAGCGAGACGTAGGCCGGTTCGTTTCGCTTCCCTCGGTGCGGCACGGGAGTCAGGTACGGACAGTCCGTTTCGATCAAGAGGCGATCGAGCGGCGTCTGTCTTGCGATGTCCCGCAACATGGATGCGTTGCTGAAGGTCAGGATTCCGGAAAACGACAGGTAAAATCCAAGATCCAGCGCGTCCTTGGCCAGCCACGCATCTCCGGAAAAGCAGTGGAAAACTCCCCCGATCTCCGAGGCCTGTTCCTCCCGCAAGATCTGAACGGTGTCTTCTTGCGCTTCTCTCGTATGAATGATCACGGGCAGGCGCAGTTCTCGTGCAAGTCGAACTTGTTCACGAAATCGATCGCGCTGCTGCCGGGGCGATGAATGGTTGTAGTGGTAGTCGAGCCCGATTTCGCCGTAGGCGACCACCTTCGGGTCGACGGCCAGTCGGCGGAATTCATCGTACCAGCCATCGTCGATATGTTTGACCTCGTGGGGATGCACGCCGATCGACGCGTAGACCGACTCATATCGTCCAGCCAAACCGACCGCCGCCCGGCTGGTCGCCAGATCGCAGCCGATGGTGATGGAGGTCCCGACACCGGCTTCGCGAGCGCGGACCATCGTCGCGTCGCGATCCGCATCGAATCGGGGATCGTCGAGGTGCACATGAGTATCGATGAGCATGGATCCGGTTCCGGCGGGGCTGGTGGGGGTGGGGCCGGTATTGCCTAGGCAGGTCTGGCCACAATCGCGTCGGCCAGTTCCGCAAGCAACTGTTCGGTCTCTTCCCACCCGAGACAGGCGTCGGTAATGGAGACTCCGTGGGTCAGCGCTTTCCCCTCTTGCCAGGTCTGCTTGCCAGGGAACAGATTGCTCTCAAGCATCAGACCCATGATGGAGGAGCGGCCGTCC belongs to Nitrospira sp. and includes:
- the truA gene encoding tRNA pseudouridine(38-40) synthase TruA: MATVKLIVEYDGTAYAGWQRQPDHPTIQEALETAVHLLTQTEVSIVGAGRTDAGVHALGQVASFRIDRDWTSREWLKGMNARLPKDIAVRSAEIMPDGFHARYAASGKLYEYRILNRPTRSAVDRHHVWHIHKPLDVEAMQRAASLLTGSHDFTSFEGSLTDNEDPLCRLQRLSIYREGDYLHIQAYADRFLKHMVRAIVGTLVEVGHLQRSAEEIPAMLAAKDRTKAGRTAPAHGLFLLHVDYHQ
- a CDS encoding PsiF family protein, giving the protein MKITGLIVLSCFVAALGLAQTGGAAPPEQNKMKACNAAADEKGLSGEGKGEARQAFMKTCLSGKSGKGGKTAQQEKMKTCNKEAGQKKLAGEERKQFMSSCLSS
- the ispF gene encoding 2-C-methyl-D-erythritol 2,4-cyclodiphosphate synthase; the protein is MSKRSGWRVGYGYDVHPLGVGRKLILGGVEIPHDKGLLGHSDSDVLVHAVCDALLGAMGEGDLGRHFPSSDPKYKGISSLKLLEDVISKLKSKGYRIGNIDTVIVAQAPRLGPHLSAMQKRLAEVSGIDPDLVNVKVKSGEGLDAVGREEGMTAHAVCLIEPA
- the cysE gene encoding serine O-acetyltransferase translates to MFKAIRQDLQAVFDRDPAATSRMEVIVTYAGFHALVAYRLAHWLKVYNVPFIPRLISQVARWATGIEIHPSARIGTGFFIDHGMGVVIGETAEIGDHVTLFQGVTLGGTGKERGKRHPTLGNHVLVGAGAKILGGITIGDNVKIGANSVVLKSVSPNSTVVGVPARVIKTQGDRLPDATMDQTNLPDPISDRFLALEQELIQLRKKLENRDNPPSRS
- a CDS encoding N-acetylmuramoyl-L-alanine amidase; translated protein: MPLALWRALVIAVTISLTGPGCYDTPGSPTALAETHRSLQDQPSTSKRSRNSRISMTPTTIGITTIQNLRTAVSSDVTRLVLDLDHVTRTPARPAPQAEGVVIEIPRATLGKSAQAKLARGLLAKPFVIAQTSDKAVSIALPAGTFQSYKLLSLSNPPRLVVDVVPSKQAGGLPAPDAVEETPPPFSPPVQPVPPRAKPFTTVVIDPGHGGRDPGAHGQRGTEEKDITLKVALKLRDLLAKEPGLRVVMTRDRDIFVELEDRAKFANGHEADLFVSIHVNSHPQRSVRGIEIYHFGEAKDQRALEVAARENGTPLSSTGVGWEYLVADLLTTRKIEASLELAWTAKEAMITHLNGHYSLVDHGVKTAPFYVLRFTSMPSILAEIAYISNSAEEELLRNHTFTTRVAESLHEGVRAYLAASKQPLR
- a CDS encoding TRAM domain-containing protein codes for the protein MVPRAIFVLLSALAGMALFIKADGADASYWLYGFVIGTVTGGLIVAGEYALRNLSFGIIIGGTAGLAVGLLLTGLVEWVGGEIFDVQTFLFHIGGLVFLLGLPYLGLVIGARFGKEKLPSPEQKFFELSGNTVCPKVLDTSVIIDGRVADLCETGFLEGTFLVPHFILDELQHIADSSDSLKRARGRRGLDILNKVQKMPEVDVRIIDEDFPQVKEVDAKLVVLAKKMNAKIITNDLNLNKVAELQGVRVLNINELCNALRPVVLPGETIRVFVLKEGKEAGQGVAYLDDGTMIVVDNARRYIGKNVDVVVTSVLQTTAGRMIFTRLREETEREELQVARG
- a CDS encoding TatD family hydrolase, with product MLIDTHVHLDDPRFDADRDATMVRAREAGVGTSITIGCDLATSRAAVGLAGRYESVYASIGVHPHEVKHIDDGWYDEFRRLAVDPKVVAYGEIGLDYHYNHSSPRQQRDRFREQVRLARELRLPVIIHTREAQEDTVQILREEQASEIGGVFHCFSGDAWLAKDALDLGFYLSFSGILTFSNASMLRDIARQTPLDRLLIETDCPYLTPVPHRGKRNEPAYVSLVAKQLATLHAEQASLTLDDIERITSENAKRLFKIA
- a CDS encoding DegQ family serine endoprotease, with translation MKLSRSWVVSFVLVVVGVVIGVGVASDLGWLPSGSAGPDPVPAPDPIVRPIATAPQPVMPGAGAKNFVEIAKMVKPAVVNIAATRNGKSGEGPHGSPFDDPFFRRFFGDEFFKRETPPRDRKERGQGSGVIVDPNGVIITNNHVVSKADEIRVFLSDKREFKAKLIGTDAKTDIAVVKIEATGLPAVSFADSDQLEVGEFVLAVGSPFGLTQSVTMGIVSAVGRASMGIAEYEDFIQTDAAINPGNSGGALVNVRGELVGINTAIFSQSGGNMGIGFAVPSNLSRSIMDQLLRSGKVVRGWLGVAIQELTPELASQFGIGDTKGVLVSDVMEDSPAKKAGFERADVIVEYDGKPMDSPTHLRNAVAQTPIGRKVTVKLIRDKKPKLLELTIVEQPKSMSQSGADDGGESSSPSGVLSDIDVRELNEDLAGRYGLKASERGLVVIRVKPDSSAEQAGVREGDIILEVNRKAVNSIKSYERAASGLAKDQSVLLLLKRKGQAIYLTLKP
- the ispD gene encoding 2-C-methyl-D-erythritol 4-phosphate cytidylyltransferase, whose product is MDSRRVVALIPAAGRGLRMGGPVPKQFLALGGFPLVVHSLRAFQSAAAIDAIVLAVPEADVNYCRSDIVRAHGFTKVAEVVAGGKERQDSVRLALNRVGPDTEIVVVHDAVRPFVTIRMIDEVVTAARAGGAAIVALPMRDTVKQVGPDRVIERTVDRTPLWLAQTPQAFRREWLAEAHRKAQLEGVQATDDAYLIEWFGRPVSVVEGHGENIKVTRPEDLFIGEAILSSRRSSTM
- a CDS encoding NYN domain-containing protein — its product is MPVHLIIDGYNLLAVMGGQARCDGPRSSSGRDNLVRDLSAYRRRKGHAVTVVFDGWHSGQLFEGREHRLGIQIIYSKRGERADQVIQRLAKEFESDCAVVSSDREVTDYARAQGAFVMEAREFAEKLLSAAVTGVAHKELDPGETYPVRRGPEKRGNPRKLPKSARRRGRQLRRF